In Kitasatospora sp. NA04385, a single genomic region encodes these proteins:
- a CDS encoding metallophosphoesterase, translating to MMIAVMAVAALGLLGVAHWYLWRRLVRDVSRPGGGYRRTGTVLAFLLPALMLLAVVGGRAFPLAVERWFAWPGYLWMAVGIYLLLALLAGEALRPLLRRLHRRFHPRLHLDLHRRRTVATAPAPAAAAPVTVPATPEPAAQPPVETAEPVAAAEPAEPGAEASRRLFVSRLVAGGAAAVAVGVVGNGTYGVLRGPRLKHVTVPLAKLPRAAHGYRIAVVSDIHLGPILGRAHTRRIVDTINSVQPDLVTVVGDLVDGTVPELGPAARPLADLRARDGAYFVTGNHEYFSGAAPWVEFVRELGVHPLENARVELPWFDLAGVNDIAGTAQGQGPDYDRALGDRDRARAAVLMAHQPVTVHDSVRHGVDLQLSGHTHGGQLWPGNYLAELANPTVAGLERYGDTQLYVTRGAGAWGPPVRVGAPSDITVVTLASLRA from the coding sequence ATGATGATCGCGGTGATGGCGGTGGCGGCCCTCGGGCTGCTCGGGGTGGCGCACTGGTACCTGTGGCGGCGGCTGGTCCGCGACGTCTCCCGCCCCGGCGGCGGCTACCGTCGCACCGGCACCGTCCTGGCCTTCCTGCTGCCCGCCCTGATGCTGCTCGCGGTGGTCGGCGGACGGGCCTTCCCGCTCGCGGTGGAACGCTGGTTCGCCTGGCCCGGCTACCTCTGGATGGCCGTCGGCATCTACCTCCTGCTCGCCCTGCTGGCCGGCGAGGCGCTGCGGCCCCTGCTGCGCCGCCTCCACCGCCGCTTCCACCCCCGCCTCCACCTCGACCTCCACCGCCGTCGGACGGTTGCGACCGCCCCCGCCCCCGCCGCTGCCGCGCCCGTCACCGTCCCCGCCACCCCCGAGCCCGCCGCGCAGCCGCCGGTGGAGACCGCCGAGCCCGTCGCGGCCGCCGAGCCCGCCGAGCCCGGTGCGGAGGCGTCGCGGCGCCTGTTCGTCTCCCGGCTGGTGGCCGGCGGCGCGGCGGCGGTGGCCGTCGGGGTGGTCGGCAACGGGACGTACGGGGTGCTGCGCGGGCCGCGGCTCAAGCACGTGACGGTGCCGCTGGCGAAGCTCCCGCGCGCCGCGCACGGCTACCGGATCGCGGTGGTCAGCGACATCCACCTCGGGCCGATCCTCGGCCGGGCGCACACCCGGCGGATCGTCGACACCATCAACTCCGTCCAGCCCGACCTGGTCACCGTGGTCGGCGACCTGGTCGACGGCACCGTCCCCGAACTCGGCCCGGCCGCCCGCCCGCTGGCCGACCTGCGGGCCAGGGACGGGGCGTACTTCGTCACCGGCAACCACGAGTACTTCTCCGGCGCCGCGCCCTGGGTCGAGTTCGTCCGCGAGCTGGGCGTGCACCCGCTGGAGAACGCGCGGGTCGAGCTGCCCTGGTTCGACCTGGCCGGGGTCAACGACATCGCCGGCACCGCGCAGGGCCAGGGCCCGGACTACGACCGGGCCCTGGGCGACCGCGACCGGGCCCGCGCCGCGGTGCTGATGGCCCACCAGCCGGTCACCGTCCACGACAGCGTGCGCCACGGCGTCGACCTCCAGCTCTCCGGCCACACCCACGGCGGCCAGCTCTGGCCCGGCAACTACCTCGCCGAACTGGCCAACCCCACCGTCGCGGGCCTGGAGCGCTACGGCGACACCCAGCTCTACGTCACCCGCGGCGCGGGCGCCTGGGGCCCGCCGGTCCGGGTCGGCGCCCCGTCCGACATCACGGTGGTCACCCTCGCCTCGCTCCGGGCCTGA
- a CDS encoding AraC family transcriptional regulator has product MPAAPPEETTAWRPRVPGVVEVFHAHFTAHRYPMHVHDSWTLLIVDDGAVRYDLDRHRRGTPHDTVSLLPPDVPHNGSPATEDGFRKRVIYLEPELIGRELIGPAVDGPDLADPLLRRRVGQLHAALGTPGEELQAESRLALIAERLRHQLGPRPGPAPAGSGLAHDLRDLLDARLTERTTLADAATRLHAHPAHLVRTFTTAFGLPPHQYLTTRRIDRARHLLLDGHPPTAVATALGFHDQSHLTRHFRRIVGTTPGRFARRER; this is encoded by the coding sequence ATGCCCGCAGCACCGCCGGAGGAGACCACGGCCTGGCGGCCGCGCGTCCCCGGCGTGGTCGAGGTGTTCCACGCGCACTTCACCGCCCACCGGTACCCCATGCACGTCCACGACTCCTGGACGCTGCTGATCGTCGACGACGGCGCCGTCCGCTACGACCTCGACCGCCACCGCCGGGGCACCCCGCACGACACCGTCAGCCTGCTGCCCCCGGACGTCCCGCACAACGGCTCACCGGCCACCGAGGACGGTTTCCGCAAACGTGTGATCTACCTCGAACCCGAGCTGATCGGACGGGAGTTGATCGGTCCCGCGGTGGACGGGCCCGACCTCGCCGACCCGCTGCTGCGGCGCCGGGTCGGACAGCTGCACGCCGCCCTCGGCACCCCGGGTGAGGAGCTCCAGGCCGAGAGCCGGCTGGCCCTGATCGCCGAACGCCTCCGCCACCAGCTGGGCCCGCGCCCCGGCCCGGCACCCGCCGGGTCCGGCCTCGCCCACGACCTGCGCGACCTGCTCGACGCCCGCCTCACCGAACGCACCACCCTCGCCGACGCCGCCACCCGGCTGCACGCCCACCCCGCCCACCTGGTCCGCACCTTCACCACCGCGTTCGGCCTGCCCCCGCACCAGTACCTCACCACCCGCCGCATCGACCGCGCCCGCCACCTCCTCCTCGACGGCCACCCCCCGACCGCCGTCGCCACCGCCCTCGGCTTCCACGACCAGTCCCACCTGACCCGCCACTTCCGCCGCATCGTCGGCACCACCCCGGGCCGCTTCGCGCGCCGGGAGCGGTGA
- a CDS encoding glycosyltransferase family A protein, translated as MAPPLITVVLPAYDEQGQLKECLDSLLGQSFREFEIIVVQTPSEHCPERLVEAYELRDARVRVLRLEDETGIGRARMAGAAHARGQYLLFLDADHLLPEDAFEAMDARLAETGEVDVLLFGHNREYRGKLWPGNAAELLATVGPAVFSPAERPELFGAPPLVWDRLMRSGTVPAFPDGFYEEIPAVHRSLLAATRVAVLDRECVTIRRRHTLHPAGSEGASHFDVFDRYESTFELLDAQPAEAEPVTATVRPHLFTRMIRHYLFVFDLPGCLTRAERPQFFQRAADHYKRFLPSGYRRPEGREGIKFSLLASNSYATFEVAKFSRLAGGRR; from the coding sequence ATGGCCCCACCACTGATCACCGTCGTGCTGCCCGCTTACGACGAGCAAGGACAACTGAAGGAGTGTCTCGACTCGCTGCTCGGACAGTCCTTCCGCGAGTTCGAGATCATCGTGGTGCAGACCCCGTCCGAGCACTGCCCCGAGCGGCTGGTCGAGGCGTACGAACTGCGCGACGCCCGGGTGCGGGTGCTGCGGCTGGAGGACGAGACCGGCATCGGGCGGGCCCGGATGGCGGGGGCGGCGCACGCCCGCGGGCAGTACCTGCTGTTCCTGGACGCCGACCACCTGCTGCCGGAGGACGCCTTCGAGGCGATGGACGCCCGGCTCGCCGAGACCGGCGAGGTCGACGTGCTGCTGTTCGGCCACAACCGGGAGTACCGGGGCAAGCTCTGGCCGGGCAACGCGGCCGAACTGCTGGCCACCGTCGGGCCGGCGGTGTTCTCCCCCGCCGAGCGCCCCGAGCTGTTCGGCGCCCCGCCGCTGGTCTGGGACCGGCTGATGCGCAGCGGGACCGTCCCGGCCTTCCCGGACGGCTTCTACGAGGAGATCCCGGCGGTGCACCGCTCGCTGCTGGCCGCCACCCGGGTCGCGGTGCTGGACCGCGAGTGCGTCACCATCCGCCGCCGCCACACCCTGCACCCGGCGGGCAGCGAGGGCGCCAGCCACTTCGACGTGTTCGACCGCTACGAGAGCACCTTCGAACTGCTGGACGCCCAGCCCGCCGAGGCCGAGCCGGTGACCGCCACGGTGCGCCCGCACCTGTTCACCAGGATGATCCGGCACTACCTGTTCGTCTTCGACCTGCCGGGGTGCCTGACCCGGGCCGAGCGCCCGCAGTTCTTCCAACGCGCCGCCGATCACTACAAGCGCTTCCTGCCCAGCGGGTACCGGCGCCCCGAGGGCCGCGAGGGCATCAAGTTCTCGCTGCTGGCCTCGAATTCGTACGCCACCTTCGAGGTCGCCAAGTTCTCCCGGCTGGCGGGCGGCCGCCGCTGA
- a CDS encoding lytic transglycosylase domain-containing protein has protein sequence MHHRRTLTLSEKLRRHRNVLVTGIATFAVAGTATLALAMPQGADSADAAANPTLADRPQLSADAFASQSAAASRSAASASASQQAQAEADAAEAASASASAEAEAAASAAAQAAAEASASASASAQAEADAKAEAAAQAKAKAEAAAEASAEAKARASASASASAASRSQQRSPLSATASPSATGSGSSSASSSASSTSAYSGTPQQIAAQIVPAGQLQCFSNIVERESSWNVHATNASSGAYGLMQALPGSKMASVGADWRDNPVTQIKWGLQYMNETYGSPCAAWSFWQSHNWY, from the coding sequence GTGCACCATCGCAGGACCCTGACCCTTTCGGAGAAGCTCCGTCGCCACCGGAACGTCCTGGTGACGGGCATCGCCACGTTCGCCGTCGCCGGTACCGCCACCCTGGCGCTCGCGATGCCGCAGGGCGCGGACTCGGCCGACGCCGCCGCGAACCCGACGCTGGCCGACCGCCCGCAGCTGTCCGCGGACGCCTTCGCCTCGCAGTCCGCCGCCGCGTCGCGGTCCGCGGCGTCGGCGTCCGCCTCGCAGCAGGCGCAGGCCGAGGCCGACGCCGCCGAGGCCGCGTCCGCCTCCGCATCGGCCGAGGCGGAGGCCGCCGCCTCGGCGGCCGCGCAGGCGGCGGCGGAGGCCAGTGCCAGCGCGTCCGCGTCCGCGCAGGCGGAGGCCGACGCCAAGGCGGAGGCCGCCGCGCAGGCCAAGGCGAAGGCCGAGGCCGCGGCGGAGGCGTCCGCGGAGGCCAAGGCCCGGGCGTCCGCGTCCGCGTCCGCCTCGGCGGCGTCCCGCTCGCAGCAGCGCTCGCCGCTGTCCGCCACCGCCTCCCCGTCGGCGACCGGCTCCGGCTCGTCCTCGGCGTCCTCGTCCGCGTCCTCGACGTCCGCGTACAGCGGCACGCCGCAGCAGATCGCAGCGCAGATCGTCCCGGCGGGCCAGCTCCAGTGCTTCTCGAACATCGTGGAGCGGGAGAGCAGCTGGAACGTGCACGCCACCAACGCCTCCTCGGGGGCGTACGGGCTGATGCAGGCGCTGCCGGGTTCGAAGATGGCCTCGGTGGGCGCCGACTGGCGGGACAACCCGGTGACGCAGATCAAGTGGGGCCTGCAGTACATGAACGAGACGTACGGCAGCCCGTGCGCGGCGTGGTCGTTCTGGCAGTCGCACAACTGGTACTGA
- the arsB gene encoding ACR3 family arsenite efflux transporter produces MPRTAPAPDVGPAEAASVAGKLSFVDRYLAVWILVAMAVGLGLGRLTPGLNDALAEVEVGGVSLPIAFGLLVMMYPVLAKVRYDRLDTVTGDRKLMASSLVINWIVGPAVMFALAWIFLADLPAYRTGLIVVGLARCIAMVIIWNDLACGDREAAAVLVALNSVFQVVMFGVLGWFYLDLLPGRLGLGNGEHLDVSTGRIALNVVVFLGVPLLAGYLTRRLGEQRLGRARYEAKLLPQIGPWALYGLLFTIVILFALQGRTITSRPLDVARIALPLLAYFALMWFGAFALGRGLGLGYDRTATLAFTAAGNNFELAIAVAIGTFGVTSGQALAGVVGPLIEVPVLIALVYVSLAWRKKFRTAPAN; encoded by the coding sequence GACCGCTACCTGGCGGTGTGGATCCTCGTCGCCATGGCCGTCGGCCTCGGGCTGGGCCGGCTGACCCCCGGCCTGAACGACGCCCTGGCGGAGGTCGAGGTCGGCGGGGTCTCGCTGCCCATCGCGTTCGGCCTGCTGGTGATGATGTACCCGGTCCTCGCCAAGGTCCGCTACGACCGGCTCGACACCGTCACCGGCGACCGGAAGCTCATGGCCTCCTCGCTGGTGATCAACTGGATCGTCGGCCCGGCCGTGATGTTCGCCCTGGCCTGGATCTTCCTGGCCGACCTGCCCGCGTACCGCACCGGCCTGATCGTCGTCGGCCTGGCCCGCTGCATCGCCATGGTCATCATCTGGAACGACCTGGCGTGCGGCGACCGCGAGGCCGCCGCCGTCCTGGTCGCGCTCAACAGCGTCTTCCAGGTCGTCATGTTCGGCGTGCTGGGCTGGTTCTACCTCGACCTGCTCCCGGGCCGGCTGGGCCTGGGCAACGGCGAGCACCTCGACGTCTCCACGGGGAGGATCGCCCTCAACGTGGTCGTCTTCCTCGGCGTCCCGCTGCTCGCCGGGTACCTCACCCGCCGCCTCGGCGAGCAGCGGCTCGGCCGCGCACGCTACGAGGCGAAGCTGCTGCCGCAGATCGGCCCCTGGGCGCTGTACGGCCTGCTGTTCACCATCGTGATCCTCTTCGCCCTCCAGGGGCGGACGATCACCTCCCGGCCGCTGGACGTCGCCCGGATCGCCCTGCCGCTGCTCGCCTACTTCGCACTCATGTGGTTCGGCGCCTTCGCCCTCGGCAGGGGCCTCGGCCTGGGCTACGACCGCACCGCCACCCTCGCGTTCACCGCCGCCGGAAACAACTTCGAACTCGCCATCGCCGTCGCCATCGGCACCTTCGGCGTCACCTCCGGGCAGGCGCTCGCGGGTGTGGTCGGCCCGCTGATCGAAGTCCCGGTGCTGATCGCCCTGGTGTACGTCTCCCTCGCCTGGCGCAAGAAGTTCCGCACCGCCCCGGCGAACTGA
- a CDS encoding MFS transporter: protein MFLTGFAAMAVMPLLPVAARELDGVGLYPLVAGAFVAASLLGGVLGGSWADRAGAGRPLTAGVLLSVVTLLVSATSTTIWQLGAGRFTDGIAAGLVAVSVNAAVGQSYPDRLRARVLSLMSACWIVPSLVGPPLAGLVAGWWSWQAVFYALAGLTAIPATAAVLLLRGRSGRSDRRAGAGAAGELGPAVRRPAPSAALAVSVAAALTQYGVTAWDVLHLLCAGAGVALLVAFAPRLLPPRTWRAADGLPATVLLRALTSGAYFTLEAFVPLLLTTVRRVPGTVTGLAFTGAALAWAGSSWVQGRLHHRVPRHRLVAVGAAVMAVAVAVAALCTVPAVPPAVAVSSMVLAAVGMGLAAPSLTLLSLAHTPADRQGYASGAMQTSQNLGQTLVLAVTSALFTTLSVLSDGGLPAFTGAFALLAVPIAAAAALSGRTRVTAAATVRRPAPEPSAAGAGSRT from the coding sequence ATGTTCCTGACCGGGTTCGCGGCGATGGCGGTGATGCCGCTGCTGCCGGTGGCCGCCCGGGAGCTCGACGGGGTCGGCCTCTATCCGCTGGTGGCCGGGGCGTTCGTGGCGGCCAGCCTGCTCGGCGGCGTGCTGGGCGGCTCGTGGGCCGACCGCGCCGGGGCCGGACGGCCGCTGACCGCCGGAGTGCTGCTGTCCGTGGTGACACTGCTGGTCTCCGCGACCAGCACCACCATCTGGCAGCTGGGCGCGGGCCGCTTCACCGACGGCATCGCGGCCGGACTGGTCGCGGTGTCCGTCAACGCGGCCGTCGGACAGTCCTACCCGGACCGCCTGCGGGCCCGGGTGCTGTCCCTGATGAGCGCCTGCTGGATCGTGCCGTCCCTGGTCGGGCCCCCGCTCGCCGGGCTGGTGGCCGGGTGGTGGTCCTGGCAGGCGGTGTTCTACGCCCTCGCGGGGCTCACCGCGATCCCCGCCACGGCCGCGGTGCTGCTCCTGCGCGGCCGGTCGGGCCGGTCCGACCGGCGGGCGGGAGCGGGAGCGGCCGGGGAACTCGGTCCGGCCGTGCGCAGGCCCGCGCCGTCCGCCGCGCTGGCGGTGAGCGTGGCCGCGGCGCTCACCCAGTACGGCGTCACCGCCTGGGACGTCCTCCACCTGCTGTGCGCCGGGGCCGGCGTGGCGCTGCTGGTGGCCTTCGCCCCCCGGCTGCTGCCCCCGCGCACCTGGCGGGCCGCCGACGGACTGCCCGCCACCGTGCTGCTGCGCGCGCTGACCTCCGGTGCGTACTTCACCCTGGAGGCCTTCGTCCCGCTGCTGCTCACCACGGTGCGCCGGGTGCCCGGCACGGTGACGGGGCTGGCCTTCACCGGGGCGGCGCTCGCCTGGGCCGGGTCCTCCTGGGTGCAGGGGCGGCTGCACCACCGGGTGCCCCGGCACCGGCTGGTGGCCGTCGGGGCCGCCGTCATGGCGGTCGCGGTGGCGGTGGCGGCGCTGTGCACCGTCCCGGCCGTACCGCCCGCGGTCGCGGTGTCCTCGATGGTGCTGGCCGCCGTCGGCATGGGGCTGGCGGCGCCCTCGCTCACCCTGCTGTCGCTCGCGCACACCCCGGCCGACCGGCAGGGCTACGCGAGCGGCGCGATGCAGACCTCGCAGAACCTCGGCCAGACCCTGGTGCTGGCCGTGACCTCGGCCCTGTTCACCACCCTCTCCGTACTGTCGGACGGCGGGCTCCCGGCGTTCACCGGTGCCTTCGCGCTGCTGGCGGTCCCGATCGCGGCCGCCGCCGCGCTGTCCGGCCGCACCCGGGTCACGGCCGCGGCCACCGTCCGGCGGCCCGCCCCGGAGCCGTCCGCCGCCGGAGCGGGAAGCCGGACGTGA
- a CDS encoding ABC transporter ATP-binding protein, which yields MAENPTAPPRALLQLTGVSRSYGGREVLHPVDLALAAGECVALLGHNGSGKSTLLRVAAGRDLPTGGTVRFDGLPMDENDPRIRARVAVVGDTVAHYPDLTVREHLLLVAVAHGVADAADWVDQVLENRSLTERADALPSALSSGQLQALLLACALVRPRDLLLLDEPEQRLDPEARRRLAELLKAELADGVAVLLVTHHTDLALEVADRAVVLEDGRILRQGPPARVLAADAPGTGTAGLR from the coding sequence ATGGCCGAGAACCCCACCGCCCCGCCCCGGGCGCTGCTCCAGCTGACCGGCGTGAGCCGCTCGTACGGCGGCCGGGAGGTGCTGCACCCCGTCGACCTCGCGCTGGCCGCCGGCGAGTGCGTGGCGCTGCTCGGGCACAACGGCTCCGGCAAGTCGACCCTGCTGCGGGTCGCGGCCGGACGCGACCTGCCGACCGGCGGCACGGTGCGCTTCGACGGCCTGCCGATGGACGAGAACGACCCCCGGATCCGGGCCCGGGTCGCCGTCGTCGGCGACACCGTCGCCCACTACCCCGACCTGACCGTGCGCGAGCACCTGCTGCTGGTCGCCGTCGCGCACGGGGTCGCCGACGCCGCCGACTGGGTCGACCAGGTGCTGGAGAACCGCTCGCTCACCGAGCGGGCCGACGCCCTGCCCTCCGCCCTCTCCTCCGGCCAGCTCCAGGCCCTGCTGCTGGCCTGCGCCCTGGTCCGCCCCCGCGACCTGCTGCTGCTCGACGAACCCGAGCAGCGCCTCGACCCGGAGGCCCGCCGCCGGCTCGCCGAACTCCTGAAGGCCGAACTCGCCGACGGCGTCGCCGTGCTCCTGGTCACCCACCACACCGACCTCGCCCTGGAGGTCGCCGACCGCGCGGTGGTCCTGGAGGACGGCCGGATCCTCCGCCAGGGCCCGCCCGCCCGGGTGCTCGCCGCCGACGCCCCCGGCACCGGAACGGCCGGCCTCCGGTGA
- a CDS encoding glycoside hydrolase family 6 protein, whose translation MRPSHPVRAALSLAVLLASGLGLATSSQAQAATPGAPGARTLAPDTRFYVDPASKAAQQALTDLKAHDLAGAKAMAQLASWPVAQWFNGTATPKETTDAMVALQAKAALARQVPVTVAYNVPGRDCSQYSAGGASNSTEYAAWIDALARGIGDHRTVVILEPDGLALSPAFCGGTAAQQQDRLAEISAAVTRLERQRGAAVYLDAGHSTWQNVGTQAQLLIDGGVANAQGFFLNVSNYQTDAALTRYGTLVSQCVWYLQNTPGATADSCANQYWPDADADAWYAEHVPAGAKLTHFVIDSSRNGRGPWTPEPGKYTGDPQTWCNPPARGLGTRPTADTGQALLDAFLWIKVPGESDGSCTRGTAGPADPEYGSVDPVAGGWWPEQARSLVADAAPKLTFNTGLFPQH comes from the coding sequence ATGCGCCCATCCCACCCCGTCCGAGCCGCGCTCTCGCTGGCCGTGCTGCTCGCGTCCGGCCTCGGACTCGCCACCTCCTCCCAGGCCCAGGCCGCCACGCCCGGCGCGCCCGGGGCGCGGACCCTCGCGCCCGACACCCGGTTCTACGTCGACCCGGCGAGCAAGGCCGCGCAGCAGGCGCTGACCGACCTCAAGGCGCACGACCTGGCCGGGGCCAAGGCGATGGCCCAGCTGGCGTCCTGGCCGGTCGCGCAGTGGTTCAACGGCACGGCCACCCCGAAGGAGACCACCGACGCGATGGTCGCCCTACAGGCCAAGGCGGCCCTGGCCCGGCAGGTGCCGGTCACCGTCGCCTACAACGTGCCGGGCCGGGACTGCTCGCAGTACTCGGCGGGCGGCGCCTCCAACAGCACCGAGTACGCGGCCTGGATCGACGCCCTGGCCCGCGGCATCGGCGACCACCGGACGGTGGTCATCCTGGAGCCGGACGGCCTCGCCCTGTCGCCCGCGTTCTGCGGCGGCACCGCCGCCCAGCAGCAGGACCGGCTCGCCGAGATCTCCGCCGCCGTCACCCGGCTGGAGCGCCAGCGCGGCGCGGCCGTCTACCTGGACGCCGGGCACAGCACCTGGCAGAACGTCGGCACCCAGGCGCAGCTGCTGATCGACGGCGGCGTGGCGAACGCGCAGGGCTTCTTCCTGAACGTGTCGAACTACCAGACCGACGCCGCGCTGACCCGCTACGGCACCCTGGTCTCCCAGTGCGTCTGGTACCTGCAGAACACCCCGGGCGCCACCGCCGACTCCTGCGCCAACCAGTACTGGCCCGACGCGGACGCCGACGCCTGGTACGCCGAGCACGTCCCCGCCGGGGCGAAGCTCACCCACTTCGTGATCGACAGCAGCCGCAACGGCCGGGGCCCGTGGACGCCGGAGCCCGGCAAGTACACCGGTGACCCGCAGACCTGGTGCAACCCGCCCGCCCGCGGCCTGGGCACCCGTCCCACCGCTGACACCGGCCAGGCCCTGCTGGACGCCTTCCTGTGGATCAAGGTCCCCGGTGAGTCCGACGGCAGCTGCACCCGCGGCACCGCGGGCCCGGCCGACCCCGAGTACGGCTCGGTCGACCCGGTCGCGGGCGGCTGGTGGCCCGAGCAGGCGCGCTCCCTGGTGGCCGACGCCGCCCCGAAACTCACCTTCAACACCGGTCTGTTCCCGCAGCACTGA
- a CDS encoding DUF2000 domain-containing protein — translation MDNTSTSVSPTPTTVTAPATAPVRFDSKIAVLLREDLAPWQRLNVTAFLVSGLGTAVPELIGEPYADADGTGYLPMFRQPVLVLEGGRELLAGAHGRALSRGLPLAVFTADLFATGNDRDNRAAVRAVPTAALDLVGLAVHGPRNAVDKVLKGARMHP, via the coding sequence ATGGACAACACCTCGACCTCGGTCTCCCCCACTCCGACGACCGTGACCGCCCCCGCGACCGCTCCCGTCCGCTTCGACAGCAAGATCGCCGTGCTGCTCCGCGAGGACCTCGCGCCGTGGCAGCGGCTGAACGTGACGGCCTTCCTGGTGAGCGGGCTGGGCACCGCCGTGCCGGAGTTGATCGGCGAGCCGTACGCGGACGCGGACGGCACCGGCTACCTGCCGATGTTCCGGCAGCCGGTGCTGGTCCTGGAGGGCGGGCGCGAGCTGCTGGCGGGGGCGCACGGGCGGGCGCTGTCCCGGGGGCTGCCGCTGGCGGTGTTCACCGCGGACCTGTTCGCCACCGGCAACGACCGGGACAACCGGGCGGCGGTCCGGGCGGTGCCGACGGCGGCGCTGGACCTGGTCGGCCTGGCCGTGCACGGGCCGCGCAACGCGGTGGACAAGGTGCTCAAGGGGGCCCGGATGCACCCCTGA
- a CDS encoding alpha/beta fold hydrolase produces MGFDRSAFLSAYDTLLDRWPVPVETLDLDTPWGTTRVNAAGPPDAPPLLLLHGGGATAASWWANAAALARTSRVLAVDRIGEAGRSTADGRTPPRTVDDLHGWLDAVLDALGADRVDLCGHSYGGWIALTHALRRPERVARLALLDPTGCLTRYRPSYLLHAAPMLARPDERRARAFLAWETGGAALDPDWTRLYGLAATFPATRPVTGPRPTAAALAALETPCLLLPAADSRTHHARTLAARAAALLPRARVRTLEGVSHHGLPYLRADALNTELTAFLAR; encoded by the coding sequence ATGGGATTCGACCGTTCCGCCTTCCTGTCCGCCTACGACACCCTGCTCGACCGCTGGCCCGTCCCGGTGGAGACGCTCGACCTGGACACCCCCTGGGGCACCACCCGGGTCAACGCCGCCGGACCGCCCGACGCCCCGCCCCTGCTGCTGCTCCACGGCGGTGGCGCGACCGCCGCGAGCTGGTGGGCCAACGCCGCCGCACTCGCCCGCACCTCCCGGGTGCTGGCCGTCGACCGGATCGGCGAGGCCGGCCGCTCCACCGCGGACGGGCGCACGCCCCCGCGCACCGTCGACGACCTGCACGGCTGGCTGGACGCCGTCCTGGACGCGCTCGGCGCCGACCGCGTCGACCTGTGCGGCCACTCGTACGGCGGCTGGATCGCCCTGACCCACGCGCTGCGCCGCCCCGAGCGGGTCGCCCGGCTCGCCCTGCTCGACCCCACCGGCTGCCTCACCCGCTACCGCCCCTCCTACCTGCTGCACGCCGCCCCGATGCTGGCCCGCCCCGACGAACGCCGGGCCCGGGCCTTCCTCGCCTGGGAGACCGGCGGCGCCGCCCTCGACCCGGACTGGACCCGCCTGTACGGCCTGGCCGCGACCTTCCCGGCCACCCGCCCCGTCACCGGCCCCCGCCCCACCGCCGCCGCCCTGGCCGCCCTGGAGACCCCCTGCCTGCTGCTCCCCGCCGCCGACAGCCGCACCCACCACGCACGCACCCTGGCCGCCCGCGCCGCGGCCCTGCTCCCGCGGGCCCGCGTCCGCACCCTGGAGGGCGTCTCGCACCACGGCCTCCCGTACCTGCGGGCCGACGCGCTGAACACTGAACTGACCGCCTTCCTGGCCCGCTGA
- a CDS encoding isochorismatase family protein translates to MTAAQYGGPPPHRPVLLVIDMQVGTEPFMHRPDRTVRTIADLGRRARAAHVPVVTVRQRGCGEVLPALAPPDGEPQLTKTTADAFLRTDLVGTLARLGATELLVTGFATENCVETTARQALSRGYDLVLVADGHTTSVRPEPTGFVPPEAAIAHHNEIYRHLDFPERSIRVLPAAAIDFTAPRP, encoded by the coding sequence GTGACGGCCGCCCAGTACGGCGGGCCGCCGCCGCACCGCCCGGTCCTCCTCGTCATCGACATGCAGGTCGGCACGGAACCCTTCATGCACCGCCCCGACCGGACGGTCCGCACCATCGCGGACCTGGGCCGCCGGGCCCGCGCCGCGCACGTCCCCGTCGTCACCGTGCGGCAGCGGGGCTGCGGCGAGGTGCTGCCCGCCCTGGCGCCGCCGGACGGGGAGCCGCAGCTGACCAAGACCACCGCGGACGCCTTCCTGCGCACCGACCTGGTCGGGACGCTGGCCCGGCTCGGCGCGACCGAACTCCTGGTCACCGGCTTCGCCACCGAGAACTGCGTGGAGACCACCGCCCGCCAGGCCCTCAGCCGCGGCTACGACCTGGTGCTGGTCGCCGACGGGCACACCACCTCGGTCCGCCCCGAGCCGACCGGCTTCGTCCCGCCGGAGGCGGCCATCGCCCACCACAACGAGATCTACCGGCACCTGGACTTCCCCGAGCGCAGCATCCGGGTGCTGCCCGCCGCCGCGATCGACTTCACCGCGCCCCGCCCCTGA